The DNA window AGAGGAATGTTGGATGTCCTCAGTCACAACCTCTGAGCCACCGGCCTCAGTGCCCTCTTCAGTGACTTCCATGTATGCCTCATGCATGGCCTCAGATACCCTCAGGCTCTCTGCTGAAGAGATGCCAGAGAGGTTGGCCGAGGGGCTGAACACCTCAGTCATACCCAAGGATGTCAGGACAGATGTGAGGTTATATTTCTCCTCAATCTTCATGCGTGGGAGGTACACTTTTACTCTCTTCTTTTCCATCACCTTGGGACTGGTCCATTCCATGAGTTTTTCATAGCTGATTTTGTTCTCAAGCTGCAAAGAGAAGCAGGGAATGAAATGTCTGAGACAAAAGTTCAAGGGCCTTAAAAGCTGTGGTTTTACCACCTGTTACTGGCTTTTTCCATTTACTTTAGGCACACAAAAAACCGATACTTGttcttaaatgcatttttttatccTGTGTGCTTCCTCCTGACTATGGGGCCTATAACATCTGTCTGTCTTGAAGAAGTTCCTCAAACCATTTTCACCTGAAAATTTCTTCATCAGATCAAGTCTTTTTTCTAAAAGTACAGTTTTTGAAAACATCAAATCAAATTTCCTCTAAGACTGCTCCTCTTGTAAGATATTTTATTGATCCCTTTCTACAACTTTATTCCTTTCTAATGTTACTTTTatcattttccttttagttAGTTCTTGGAATGCTTTCTTCctcactttcattttttatttctcctaggataaaattttcttctttagcaAACATTTGAAATCACTCACAGTGACAAAAATCCTGCTACCTTGCCTGCCTCTGATACCTGATCGAGATTGGTGCACATAGCAACATCctcttctgcagggctgcagcagcactacACTGCTTTACCTTCATTCTATAAAATTGAGCTCAGGACTCTCCTAAGAGGCTCTGCCTGAGCATCTGGGCAGATTTTGTGCTCCCCTGCCTGCCCTACACAGCCGTGGGGGGGGGACAGCTGCAACATCACTGGGCAGCAAAAGCTCTgacagcagccaagccccactGAAGTCATAACTCTTCTGCTTGCCCTGCCAGGGCTGTACCTGTGCCAGGCCAGAGATGTcatcaggcagcagcaccaacaGGCTCAGCTCTCCACTGGCGTACGGAAGCTCCAGGACCTTAATTTTGTCTTCAGCCACTCTTGCCACTCTGAAGGTGCTGTTCTGACACATCATTTGCACGGGTCTGCTCTCttgctgcaaaaacaaaaatgtgagATGATGTGATGTGGGAGCAATCTTTTTCTTTGGTCAGGCAAATGTACAAGGCCTTTGAAGGGACAGGACTCAATCTTCAATCATGCTGCCTTTGGAGAGGAACTGtgtcttcattttcctctcttgcCTGCTGGTGTGCCTTGGAAGCATGGTCAGACCCAAATCTTGCAAGCACTACTTGGCTTTAGGTCCACTCACTGGCAATGATGGACTCAGATAAATCACCCAATCTGTGACAGGTATTTGTGGCACCCAGACTCCTGGCTGTGTGAGCCAACAGCTGCCCTGGTCAGAGGTGTGTCCCTGCCCTCCTACCTCAGTCACATTGAAAGGCTCTTCCCGAGTGTGCTCTTctttaaatgcagttttccaTATCCCTTTGAAGTAAATGACATTCACAAAGACCAGCGCAGTATTGAGATCTACAGAGTCTGACCCAAGGAAGTCTTGGATCCGTCCTTTAAGAAAGAGACAGGACAGAGAGAGGTAAGATACAGCTCCTCTGGTGTGCACAAATCTCTGTGATTGGGTGAGGGTGGGGGTTCCTGGTTTGTGGAGTTTAATTTTCATAGTAATAAGCAACCTGCACTTGCTTGACCCACCTTTTCTAGAGGTTATGAGGAGAGGAAGACAAGGATATAGTTTATGGTGGGTGAGGGAAAATTCCTGCTATCCATTTTTCAGCCCTTACCATTTGTCTCTTTCTCCACCCAGGAATTGATGAGCTGTCTtgcttcctctgcagctgttttGAAGTCAActtcttccagctctgctttgtaGAATTTTTTTGCACACTTTACGTATTCCTATAAGCAGAAGGGTTACAGTTGTCAGACTGATGAGAACTTGGAATTATATGGATGTGAAGACtgtgaaataaagcagaatggTTTAAGGAACAGTGAATGTTTACTCCTGGGTTTTAACATCAGGCACTGAACATGTCAGTCACATCTGTCTTCCTGTAACTGAATCTTAAAGCTGTACAAAACTGCTTCGCATATATAGGTCTGGCACTTTTTGATGAGACAGGGTTCCaagttaaaatttttatatattcccTTTGTTTTGCCAAAATAGTTTCAGTTTAGCAAACATTTCCAAGGgcagaaaatgtttgttttcttgtctttgtGTTCACTCTTTAGGGTTTTGAATATCGTGTTCTCACATTCTTAGATTTAAAAAGCAAGGCTTCCTTTCACTAGGAAAACtgacaatttcattttcattatttcaagtaataaagtttatttaatttcctttaaaaattacatttttcattacaaGCCATTTTTCTAGTAAATTAACAGCAATCTTGATTGCTCCCTGTGATTTGCAATTTAAGCGTATTTTATGCCATTATATCTTTTGCCTTCATCTAACAGGCACAGAAAAGTCCAAACTCATTCTGTACCAATTCCCCTCATGGCTCACAAGAACCTCTTCATCAACACAGAGTGGGCTACTGTTGGTGGTGCATCTCTAGGGCAGAGTCACAGGGGATTTACAGGAAATCTCATGGAAGTCAGTTCACAGTGTAACTCACCTGAAGAATAGGGTATGTTTTTTCAATATAGAGTCTGTCAGCAATCCTGAGTGAGTAAGTAGCATTTTGCCTGCTGATGTCTGAGAGGAGATCCTTGAATGATTTGTGGATGTACTCAGCAGTGCCACACTGAGGTGATGACATGAAAAAAGAAGATAGATTGCATAAGGAAATAAGATCCTAAAGTCTCGTCCCTTTCAGTTAAGAGTGATGCTACAGGGCAGTCTTCCCCCACAGACTGTCACCCTTAGGACAGCTAGTGCTGTGGTGGTGGTGCATTGAACAGGCAAGTTCATCCTTATCAAGACAAGTCCCCTAAAATGTGCTTTATAAAAGATGCAGTTGAGTTCCTGCCACTGAGACTTCTGGGCTCTTCTCTGCTCAGCATCTTCCTGCCCAGCTGAAAATTGAACTGCTGTACCCTGGCTCTAGGTACTGAGCCCTCTTCACTcatcccccagcagcacttGCCTGGGAAGACACCCTGGTGCCCAAAGCATTCTCCCCACATGATTACTGTTCTGGTACAAGATAAGCAACCTGCTGTCTTTCtatgtttgtttaaaaataggTGACTCAcaccctccttccctccctccacagATCCCCTTGGTTTGAGGCCATTACTGTAGTTTTTGTCAGGGTCTAAAACTGCCAGGAGGAGAGGCAGAATAGTTCTACTTTTGTTCTGAGGAGAAAATAAGACAGAAAGGAAGATTAAGTTATTTCTCTACCTGGGAGTCAGAAATTTCTCCATCTCCTGTAACATTATCAAAGTGAAGAACCTGCAAGAGAAAATACCAATGGAATGAGAAGCATGACCAAAAGCAATGTGAATTTGAGATTGACACGTGTTGcttgtgtaaaaaaaaacctgttggctcagaaaaaaaaaatgctgagaaaataGATTAACTAAAAATTCACAGGTAAGCTTGCAACTGGTCTATGCCCTCTGTGACCTTTTTGGAAACTGTAAATACTATTCTTTGcttagattatatttttttctagtgaATATCTAGAAATCAATTGAGTTACATATTATGCGTTGCTAAAAGTAGTCTGTCTTCCGGTCTTTCTGGGATTTatcttttatatattaaaaaagaaaatctgattaCGCTATTTGGAACTtgtcagaatttaaaaatcataaaattgCCTGACTGATAATGTATTTTGCTATTGtccctgagatttttttaaatgtttaagtCAACTGCCTGTTATATTGAAAATATACACcttttttattagtattttctATATGTAACTCTTGATTCAGTTCTCCATTTTGTGACTTTGGCTTAGTTCTTGTGCATTGAAACAGGTGGGAACCTCGTCAGTGCATATTTTTCAGGGATGTTATTTAGAAGGAACAAGTAGCACAAGTAGAGGTCACTTTACACCCATGTAAGTAACTTACCTTCTCCATCTGAGATTGAGTCTTACCCCTTGCTCCCATATACACCAGAGCCAGGGTTGAAAGCATGCTCAGGGAGGAAAAGAGCACGTTGTCATTGCTGCGGTGGAATTTCACCTCTTTGAATACGTCAAAACAAAATTCTGCATTTGCTGCACTGATGGAGCCCATTGTGAAATCCCTGTTGTCTGATGGAAACAGAAAGAGTCTGACTTACTGTGGTGAAATAGGTCAATTGTAATGCAAAAAATTCAGTGTACGTGAACCCTAAACTTAGTGCACAGGGTTATTTCAGCAAACAGAATCCAGTGGTGTGGATTTAAAAGGCAGATATGCTTTTGGATTCATGAGCAATCAAAGTGCTGGACATCTGCCAGCTGTGCATAGGCtggtgaaagaagaaaacacaaactaGACACACAGACAGTGTGCAGCTGCTAGAGAACAAAATCCAGGGTACTCTGCCATATGTATCATGATCCCTTATGGAATCAATATCTTCATGTGACAGTCATCTCCTCATGTGAGATAATTTGAACAACAATGCATCTAACTGTTCCCCTGATAGAATGGATGttcattttttctctaaattgaACTGATTGTATAGGTGATATaaggtagatttttttattatttacctATTCTGCCTACTATTATATTTTAGGCTTTAAGCTCTGTCTTTGTTCCCGGTGAAAAAACAGATTCATGAAGCAAATGCTTGGGGGGCGGGGTTTATTGTCATTTATCTTTGAAAATGTAACTATTAAAGATAACACAGAACTGTAGAGTGATGGATCATTTGAACATTCTGCACTCCTTGATTTCATTCAGAGAATATCTTACATAACCCCTGGAATTTAAACAAAttcaattttgtcttttaatagtaaatgaaatattaaagcaatagaggaagaagaaagaaagtcTGTTGTAATTTATCACCAGCTTTTCAATGTGGAAGAGTTAGTAAACAAAACTATAGTTCATAAATACAAACACTTTGACTTTATGCATGGCAGACTGTGAAACAGCAAAAGAACACAGACAATGCATCAGAAGGTAGGTAAGGTTTCTGCAGAAGGAATCCTATGATAATTAGTTTCTTCAACTGATATTGAAGGCCACAAACATGAGGTTACATCAATATAAGTATTGTAAAAGACAattgtttttatctttctgatTAGAACTTAAATCATAAttgaaagaaattttccttACCTTATCAGATTCACCAGGGAATGGTATAGCACAGCTTCTCAGCTGTACTTGGGGCAGACTTGACAAACCCCTTGAAATATATCTTCTGTTATTTTGTGACACGCCCCTCCTGCCTGTTCTGTGTTTACCCAATAACGTGATGGATGGAGCTCAATGTCAGACATGCACTTTTACTTGGAATAAGTCCATTCCTtgcaccaaaaagaaaaagaaaaaacaaaaaagcctgaATGAAAGGATTTTAACTTAAAGTTTCCAAAAAGGAAGGTTTATTCATCATAGCACGTGAAACCTTGCAGAAGAGACAGGACAACATTAAAATGACTGAAGCAAAAAGAATGATAAGAGCTATTAATTGGAACTTGAATAGTAAAATATGATTTGGTTATGGCAGCAAATAGTGTAACATAgcttgtgaaaataaaacaaaaaagaatggTGAGGAATTCAGTCTTGTAGAATGTCTGTAAGgaattttgtcttattttccttaatattCATCTGTCTTGAATAGTGACAGGTCAGATGCATTTCACAGTCACCATTTTATGAACTTACAAATTTTGGTAAGATCAGCATATGCAGGGCTGTATTTATTGCAACTTTTCTCCCATTGTTGGCTGGACTAC is part of the Vidua chalybeata isolate OUT-0048 chromosome 1, bVidCha1 merged haplotype, whole genome shotgun sequence genome and encodes:
- the LOC128798755 gene encoding ovalbumin-related protein Y-like; amino-acid sequence: MGSISAANAEFCFDVFKEVKFHRSNDNVLFSSLSMLSTLALVYMGARGKTQSQMEKVLHFDNVTGDGEISDSQCGTAEYIHKSFKDLLSDISRQNATYSLRIADRLYIEKTYPILQEYVKCAKKFYKAELEEVDFKTAAEEARQLINSWVEKETNGRIQDFLGSDSVDLNTALVFVNVIYFKGIWKTAFKEEHTREEPFNVTEQESRPVQMMCQNSTFRVARVAEDKIKVLELPYASGELSLLVLLPDDISGLAQLENKISYEKLMEWTSPKVMEKKRVKVYLPRMKIEEKYNLTSVLTSLGMTEVFSPSANLSGISSAESLRVSEAMHEAYMEVTEEGTEAGGSEVVTEDIQHSSEFEEFRADHPFLFLIKHNPSDMILLFGRYCSP